GCCCAACAGTTGACCTGCATGTACAACCAAATCAAAGAAGAGTCGGATGCCACCAGCTTTTCCCTCTATCCTCCAGATGTGTTGCTTTACTATGAGTAAGAATCATTTCTTTATACTGTATTATGATCACAAATAAACTTTAGCTTTTTATTAACAAAGACTTCAATGTTATGACTGctgttttctctttcttcttccagTTACTCTCTGGTGCCACGGAGCAGCTGCAGGTCTTATTTTCAAGAGTTGGCTGATGCcgacttttccattttttctccAGCACTGACATACAGACAGTCTGCTTTGTTTGATAATGCAAGGAACTGCTTGGTGAGTCTAGAGCAAGACCAAcaaatttgaagacaaaaatcCTTTCAATCATTTACTTGACTGTAATAACAAAATGCCTTAATGTAAATAAGTACCTTAGAAAAAGTTTTGATTAAATATGatattattttttgtatatGTCAGATGCAACACATTTTGAGAgagactgcatttttttttatagctatttatgttttactttcttCTGCTTTAAGGGAATAACTAGCACAAGTTTAACTGAGGATAATGTATCAGTTTTGGGGAACATGTGCTGCATTCTTGATGGCTCCTACATCCAAAACTCTCATCCATCTATACTGGAACAACTCAAGAACTGTCCAGATCTCACTGTTGGTCAATCAACTGCAGTTATAACCCTTCTGACCAATGGAAATACACCTTATGGGTACGTAAACTGCAACTTATTGAAATTCTACAATTACAAATAGGAGTTTGTGTCTTTCAAAGACGATAGTGTACTTAAAAAAACGCTTTGTTTGTTATATCACAATCAGAGATCCTTCAACATGGAGTGAACAAACTCTAAAAGACCTTGGGATGCTAACTCTGCATTTGCCTTCATCTTTCTATCAGCACTTTGATCAGGTGAGTAACACGTGCATTCAAGTGTTTAGAAGGGAAGGTCTCATGGATGGAGGATCAAGTTTGAGCTGATAAATGTATTTTCCTTGCAGGACACAAAGCGTAACTTCTTGAAATACTTTCTGAAAGTCTTTGGTAGAGTGAGTAGAGAACAGAGGAAGCAACTGAAGAAGGAGATAAGACAGTCCATCAAAAGTGATTCAGACCAAACTGCAGGTCTGTCTGCCTctgaaaatgtgtctttatCTTGTTGTTTACTTTCTGGTGTaagttttttctgatttattttcacagAGTGCACAGTTGGAATAATCACTCAGGTCACAATCAGTGACCCCACCTTCCCCTTTGACTATAACATCAACCAATTCAACAACTGTCTGTCAGTTTCAACTGTCAAAGACAACTTGGATGGCATCACAGAAGAGGTGGATGAGGTGGAATACCTCAGAATTGTTCTCCAGAAACTGCAAGACGTAAGCAATGATCCTctgtaaaacacatttgttttatcaCTGATGCTGTGTCATATACATTTTGATTGGATTGTGTTTGGGCACAATCTTGGGTTAGAGGGGGAACCAACACCCGCTTTTTTCTTGTGGGCTGAGACTTGAACAAGACACATTCCAGCCTGAAATCTCCATTATTGCTTCAATTTTTTTAGATCCTTTCTTTTTGATTTCAATATAGTATCAATAACATTGCATACAATTGACCATATTTCTGTGCAATTACAGGCTGAAAACTCCATCATTCCAGAAGATCAGGTTCAGCTCCTAAGTGCAGCTTCTCGAGTTGCCACAGTTCAAGATATTATTTCATGGACCATCAGTAAAATCGACACGCTTGCTGCTTTGATGGACTCTTCAAATGGAGGCTGGGACCCAAGCTTAGTGAGCAAACAGAGTACTTGTGTTGTGACTGTGTACAGCATTTAAGGGCTGCTGTTTGATCAGAGCACATTTCTTCTCCTCCAGGCTAAGGTTATCATCTCTAAGTATCtggctgtgggaggaaacaAACTAGGCAGTGCAGAGCTGAATGTTATTGGGGGACCAAATCTGTGCTCTCTAGATGTGGATGTCATCAGGACTATTTCATCACAAAGCTTCAGGTAAGAAATGATGCATGGATGACATAAACAGGCGCGACTCAGACATTAGATCCTTGCCGGGGAGTAGCGGGGTCTTCATGATCTGCACGACAGCTGAAAACTCTTAAAACCCAATagaaaaagcctgaaacaaGAATCaggagatttgcactgctttaacatttcacaccaagcctcttccatgGTGCATGGTGGATACGGGCTCGTCTAGTAGCAGTCCAGCCTAGTGTAAACACTATACGCTAACCCCACATtgaagaatttgtttttttagcatgttcttggacATGCATCACACGGCCAATGTGAACGTGGCTTGAGGCTTTCATgatcaaaaaaaactttaatggtGGGATGTTTCCAACTGTAAGTTGAAATCAGAGCTTCTCCATGGCCAGGACAAGAGCACATCTCATGAAGATACACCCTTGGAGGCGCACGTAAAGGACGCACAGACTAGATCAGAACTGCATGAGCAATATTATAAATGTATATTGTTGGAACTATCAACTTGGAATATTATCTTGGGTTTAAACTCTGCTTATGCGCTACAATGTCTCTTTCTCCTGCAGAGAAGTTGACTCTCTGGACATCTCTAGCTGCACtactgacaaaaagaaagagtttttcaCTATCTCCTTTGAAGCATTCAACCTTACAACAAgctcagtttctgtttttcagctCATACAACCATACATTGGTAAGTAAACATTTCCatctacacacatgcacataagAATATCCTCACAGAGctaattttttccttttcccacAGGAGGTGCAAATGCTAATTATATTCGTAGTTTGGTGGTCTCTGATGTTAACATGGACCTGGCCACCTTCACCAGTTTGGATGAAAACGTTGTGCTGGTCAGTGTTATGTTTATGTCTTAACTATGAATGCTTCTGTTTCTGTGGATATATTTTACGGCATCACTGTGAAATATATCTGCTCTGTTCCCCCCAGAGTCTAACTGCAAGTGAAGTTAAAGGTCTCCTCGGCACCAACCTCCCAGATTTGAAGTCTTATGAAAACCAAACTCTGGTGCAGACGTGGATCAGAAGTCAAAACCAGTCTGAGCTTGATATTCTAAGATTGGGCTTCCTAAAAGGCAAAGTTGATCCCACGATTCCTCCATATAACAGTTCTACAACAACTTTGTTACCAACAACAACTACTGTAACTGGAGTTAATCCATCACCATCAACCACAACTGAACCTCCAACTTTAGGACCTACATCAACTTTATCTTCAACAACTATGACCTCTATTCTTTCTGAAATGACCAGTTCTGCAACTACAGGTCAGTACAAAAGCAGAGAGCTGACTTATTTATCTGGAAACATTTACACATAGAGAATGCAGCATATTTAAAAATTTagaatacaaatgaaaaaaagcagttttttagcTCCAGtacatttctgaaaacaaacacagacagttAATATTGTGTTTACAAGTTTTTTACTTTACCTTGTTAATAGGTAAAATATACAGAAGATTAGGTAATTAATATTAGTACAGCTATTCACAGCACTGTAACTACATTGTATTTTAAATAGTAGACAGAACCATTAAATCACAGTATTATTAGGTGGCCATGAAGTACAAATCAAACTAAGAAATCAGTAAGGGCTAAAACCCATTAAAGATCACagcgacaattaaaaaagcaaaacaattgaTGAAAATGCTACATTATATTTTTGATAATCAAaccaaaaatcaagaaaacaaaacacaattataaaaaaatgaaactaaataaaaatgaaacctttcagaaaacaaaagtaattttcagaaatcaaa
The sequence above is a segment of the Oryzias latipes chromosome 1, ASM223467v1 genome. Coding sequences within it:
- the LOC111947365 gene encoding mesothelin-like protein, with the translated sequence MYNQIKEESDATSFSLYPPDVLLYYDYSLVPRSSCRSYFQELADADFSIFSPALTYRQSALFDNARNCLGITSTSLTEDNVSVLGNMCCILDGSYIQNSHPSILEQLKNCPDLTVGQSTAVITLLTNGNTPYGDPSTWSEQTLKDLGMLTLHLPSSFYQHFDQDTKRNFLKYFLKVFGRVSREQRKQLKKEIRQSIKSDSDQTAECTVGIITQVTISDPTFPFDYNINQFNNCLSVSTVKDNLDGITEEVDEVEYLRIVLQKLQDAENSIIPEDQVQLLSAASRVATVQDIISWTISKIDTLAALMDSSNGGWDPSLAKVIISKYLAVGGNKLGSAELNVIGGPNLCSLDVDVIRTISSQSFREVDSLDISSCTTDKKKEFFTISFEAFNLTTSSVSVFQLIQPYIGGANANYIRSLVVSDVNMDLATFTSLDENVVLSLTASEVKGLLGTNLPDLKSYENQTLVQTWIRSQNQSELDILRLGFLKGKVDPTIPPYNSSTTTLLPTTTTVTGVNPSPSTTTEPPTLGPTSTLSSTTMTSILSEMTSSATTDDNKGKCRVITANESNTCVGVNSTDLQVFLNSGKMNGRFCNFSVEEFACASLSALTAQDLVEIMTCDLSSNSSGSISAWNLLFCKTSRILNAALNLLTTATINPNNPAVSVILDSIQAISPDLFSTNTLNNLTELQLWFNVRLRPFLPAVSTNFLSILATKDLQCSSYQYM